A window of the Pelagicoccus enzymogenes genome harbors these coding sequences:
- a CDS encoding uracil-DNA glycosylase, which yields MKAEVEALVDELKRLRKAGVTRVSVSEAAIQSLKKFSKVASVDANTRAAVLDSIPDRVRSASVKDFDKVLLETKSETKKAAAKQTYGAKLPRPPRILLPNGDKRERWEFLRDKVLNCPTCNQRVKPGKKVVFGVGNLDAEIFFCGEAPGADEEIQGEPFVGKAGQLLDKMIAAMGLKREEVYIGNIMNWRPEMPTPTGNRPPTVEEMNFCLPYLKAQLEVVKPKLIVALGATAAKGLLGANSFRSLRELKGQWQSFEGVPVMPTYHPSYLLRNDTKRDKRSAWEDWLKVMDKAGLPISEKQQGYFL from the coding sequence ATGAAAGCGGAAGTCGAAGCATTGGTAGATGAATTGAAGCGCCTGCGCAAAGCGGGCGTGACGCGAGTCAGCGTGTCCGAAGCAGCGATACAGTCGCTCAAGAAATTCTCCAAGGTGGCTTCGGTTGACGCGAACACGCGAGCTGCGGTCTTGGATTCCATTCCGGACCGGGTCCGCTCTGCCAGCGTGAAGGACTTCGACAAAGTGCTGCTCGAAACCAAGTCGGAAACGAAGAAGGCGGCTGCCAAGCAAACCTACGGGGCGAAGCTGCCGCGTCCGCCGCGTATCCTTTTGCCCAATGGCGATAAGCGGGAGCGCTGGGAGTTTTTGCGCGACAAGGTACTGAATTGCCCGACGTGCAACCAGCGTGTGAAGCCTGGGAAGAAGGTTGTTTTTGGCGTCGGGAACCTAGACGCGGAGATCTTCTTCTGTGGCGAGGCCCCGGGGGCGGACGAGGAAATCCAGGGCGAGCCCTTTGTGGGCAAGGCGGGCCAACTCCTCGACAAGATGATCGCGGCCATGGGGCTCAAGCGCGAGGAGGTGTATATCGGCAACATCATGAACTGGCGCCCAGAGATGCCCACTCCGACCGGGAACCGTCCGCCGACGGTCGAGGAAATGAACTTTTGCCTGCCTTACCTGAAGGCCCAGCTGGAAGTCGTCAAACCGAAGCTGATCGTGGCTCTAGGGGCGACGGCGGCCAAGGGGCTGCTGGGAGCTAACTCGTTTCGTTCCTTGCGCGAGCTGAAGGGGCAGTGGCAGAGCTTCGAAGGTGTGCCGGTGATGCCGACTTACCATCCCTCGTATTTGCTTCGCAACGACACGAAACGGGACAAGCGCAGCGCGTGGGAGGACTGGTTGAAGGTCATGGACAAGGCCGGCCTTCCGATCAGCGAAAAGCAACAAGGTTACTTCTTGTAG
- a CDS encoding hybrid sensor histidine kinase/response regulator translates to MLRESNSNPTQRQAGPRQPDSSRIAGHSSLSEDRPSEQRRDAPTLDWNFFARLSTPGENAAYSLHNGHLAFVDCDLNADRVWGLAPGQAKATTLALLVADVAALKDWLFNLDPATSSHEFRTTLAAPGSTGHSLALKAFPLFISPDPEKTRIAIKAVQTNQSPDSAKAFPVNLNLSSTHDFDGQFKTASLSWADLLGTDIEQVRELNLKHIVVPSDAQRLSDYLAEAKECDSVRSCIVRLQAGPGRVKSVLLSARRNAQHSKLLIEAKNMTVEGNNPAMDLLKTSVELVKESVLLLMRAGPSFRICYANRAFEHMTGYRYSRVAGSSLACLHGPKTNARAILDIEESLQDQSEHNGNILLYRKSGDAFWANAYLTPLRDESGIANYFAVILEDATEVRNVSDELAKKNVELKTALADLKETQKNLIQQESLRALGQMASGIAHDFNNLLAPILGFSELLLTVPKTMQDKGKLTSYLKKIQVAAQDGAAVVSRLREFYRSQNSPEEFIQILPDELLWQVKELTRHRWKNQAEAKGINIDFQMSMSSGRPIMGNEPELRQVFTNLIINAVDAMTHDGGITVSVSDAAEKVRIVIEDSGCGMNEETRQKCLEPFYTTKGKLGTGLGLSIVFGVVQRHHGTFNIESEEGVGTKIIMEFPAVKREIREELDLRENTEMKSLRIMLVDDEEVLLEVISELLASGGHTVDVYGDPNSAIKAFEHKEYDLVITDRAMPLMSGDQLAAAIKHAAPQTPIYMITGFGDMIKDTGEKPEYIDEVLAKPVPLDVLNRKLAEIASRK, encoded by the coding sequence ATGCTTCGCGAAAGCAACAGCAACCCAACTCAGCGCCAAGCCGGACCACGTCAGCCAGACTCATCCCGCATTGCAGGCCACAGCTCACTTTCTGAGGATCGACCATCCGAACAAAGACGGGATGCCCCTACCCTCGATTGGAATTTCTTCGCAAGGCTCAGCACCCCGGGCGAAAACGCCGCCTACTCGCTGCACAACGGCCATCTTGCCTTCGTCGACTGCGACTTGAACGCCGACCGCGTTTGGGGCCTCGCCCCCGGTCAAGCCAAGGCCACCACCCTCGCATTGCTCGTCGCGGACGTAGCCGCCCTCAAGGACTGGCTCTTCAACCTCGACCCCGCCACCTCCTCTCACGAGTTTCGCACGACCCTCGCCGCTCCCGGCTCAACCGGACACAGCCTGGCCCTGAAAGCCTTCCCCCTCTTCATCTCCCCGGATCCCGAAAAGACCCGCATCGCCATCAAGGCAGTGCAAACCAACCAGTCCCCCGACAGCGCCAAAGCCTTTCCCGTCAACCTGAACTTGTCCTCGACACACGACTTCGACGGACAATTCAAGACCGCCTCCCTCTCCTGGGCAGACCTGTTAGGGACCGATATCGAGCAGGTTCGGGAACTCAACCTCAAGCACATCGTCGTTCCCTCCGACGCCCAACGACTCTCCGACTACCTCGCCGAAGCAAAGGAATGCGATTCTGTCCGTTCCTGCATCGTCCGCCTGCAAGCCGGTCCCGGTCGCGTCAAATCCGTCCTCCTTTCCGCTCGCCGCAACGCACAGCACAGCAAGCTGCTCATCGAAGCAAAGAACATGACCGTGGAGGGAAACAACCCGGCCATGGACCTGCTCAAAACCTCCGTCGAACTCGTGAAGGAATCCGTCCTCCTTCTCATGCGCGCCGGCCCAAGCTTCCGCATCTGTTACGCTAACCGAGCTTTCGAGCACATGACCGGCTACCGCTACTCCCGCGTCGCCGGCTCCTCCCTCGCCTGCCTGCACGGCCCCAAGACCAACGCCCGGGCTATCCTCGACATCGAGGAAAGCCTCCAAGACCAAAGCGAGCACAACGGAAACATCCTCCTGTATCGAAAAAGTGGAGACGCCTTTTGGGCAAACGCCTACCTCACTCCTCTCCGCGACGAATCCGGCATCGCCAACTACTTTGCCGTGATCCTCGAGGATGCCACCGAAGTGCGGAACGTCTCCGACGAGCTGGCCAAGAAAAACGTCGAGCTCAAAACGGCCCTCGCCGACCTGAAGGAAACGCAGAAAAACCTCATCCAACAGGAAAGCCTCAGAGCCCTCGGCCAAATGGCCTCGGGCATCGCCCACGACTTCAACAACCTGCTCGCCCCCATCCTCGGCTTCTCCGAGCTACTGCTCACCGTCCCCAAGACCATGCAGGACAAGGGCAAGCTCACCTCCTATCTCAAAAAGATCCAAGTCGCCGCCCAAGACGGAGCCGCCGTGGTCAGCCGCTTGCGCGAATTCTACCGCTCCCAAAACAGCCCCGAGGAATTCATCCAAATCCTGCCCGACGAATTGCTATGGCAGGTCAAGGAGCTCACTCGCCACCGCTGGAAAAACCAAGCGGAAGCCAAGGGTATCAATATCGACTTTCAAATGAGCATGTCCTCCGGCCGCCCCATCATGGGCAACGAACCGGAGCTTCGCCAGGTCTTCACCAACCTCATCATCAACGCCGTAGACGCCATGACCCACGACGGAGGCATCACCGTCAGCGTTTCCGACGCCGCCGAGAAAGTCCGCATCGTCATCGAGGACAGCGGCTGCGGCATGAACGAGGAAACCCGCCAAAAGTGCCTCGAGCCATTCTACACCACGAAAGGCAAACTCGGCACCGGCCTAGGACTCTCCATCGTTTTCGGGGTCGTGCAACGCCACCACGGCACCTTCAACATTGAATCCGAAGAAGGCGTCGGAACGAAAATAATCATGGAATTTCCCGCCGTAAAACGGGAGATCCGCGAAGAGCTCGACCTGCGCGAGAATACTGAAATGAAATCCCTCCGCATCATGCTCGTGGACGACGAGGAAGTCCTGCTCGAAGTCATCTCCGAACTTCTCGCAAGCGGAGGTCACACCGTCGACGTCTATGGCGACCCCAACAGCGCCATCAAAGCTTTCGAGCACAAGGAGTACGACCTGGTAATCACCGACAGGGCCATGCCCCTCATGAGCGGAGACCAGCTCGCCGCCGCCATCAAGCACGCCGCTCCGCAGACTCCCATCTACATGATCACCGGCTTCGGCGACATGATCAAAGACACTGGCGAAAAGCCCGAGTACATCGACGAAGTGCTGGCCAAGCCCGTCCCCCTCGACGTGCTCAACCGCAAGCTCGCCGAGATCGCCTCCCGGAAATAG
- a CDS encoding endo-1,4-beta-xylanase, translated as MKHATLPLLLALTCFGQTHAQDISHRKAELTVQIQSPSGAPLEGATVEIEMLNHAFRFGCAVEHHIINPSSNSYDAFTVEALQKYFNSTTYGNIMKWTYYEARSEEQNQAIAALPQSFKAFDGPDSLRLRGHVTVWGSSYQVPTRVRNSNDGTYIQQQILDHVQAYHSTFKDSGIDSYDLYNEHFAVPELLVDKIADPSDMSAQATIVASWFNKAKETDPNAVLYINDFNILNDWNGNDSRVHAYKAFVDAVRDAGGQIDGIGLQAHMDRPTTSKADVTRRLDILAAPMPPTANYPDGLPGLRLEITELDMSIRNRFFNNTWGWPNPTTEDEVAVTRAVLEGAFEHPSVDGITIWGLDDFSHWRGNAILYDNLQDEESGTSRTKADPVLKETGQLWIDKVKGEWWEDHSGTSSPNGEYVANTFKGTHRVTVTFNGESKQQIVSLSSPEDITFNFAATADDATSYEQWAGFIDWQGADSARDADPDGDGNSNLKEYFFGQDPLVLQTTDPRSYLSSDQSNGQSLDFFARAAIQSIGVEVLYSTDLASWTRIQDLAWFGDPPELETVTIGGTTVYRLNIGKNTGFFRLEFSEK; from the coding sequence ATGAAACACGCGACCCTACCCCTGCTTCTCGCATTAACCTGCTTCGGGCAAACCCACGCCCAAGACATCAGCCACCGCAAGGCTGAGCTGACCGTACAGATACAGTCTCCGTCAGGCGCGCCGCTGGAGGGCGCGACCGTCGAGATCGAGATGCTCAACCATGCGTTCCGCTTCGGCTGCGCCGTCGAGCACCACATCATCAACCCAAGCTCCAATAGCTACGACGCCTTCACGGTCGAGGCGCTGCAAAAGTACTTCAATTCCACCACCTACGGAAACATCATGAAGTGGACCTACTACGAGGCCCGCAGCGAGGAGCAAAACCAAGCCATCGCCGCGCTCCCCCAGTCCTTCAAGGCCTTCGATGGTCCAGACTCTTTGAGGCTCCGCGGACACGTCACCGTCTGGGGATCGAGCTACCAAGTCCCAACCCGAGTCAGAAACTCGAACGACGGGACCTACATCCAACAACAAATCCTCGACCACGTCCAAGCCTACCACAGCACCTTCAAAGATTCCGGCATCGACTCCTACGATCTGTACAACGAGCACTTCGCGGTCCCAGAGCTCTTGGTCGACAAAATCGCCGACCCTAGCGACATGTCAGCCCAGGCGACAATCGTCGCAAGCTGGTTCAACAAGGCCAAGGAAACCGATCCCAACGCCGTCCTCTACATCAACGACTTCAATATCCTCAACGACTGGAACGGCAACGACAGCCGCGTTCACGCCTACAAAGCGTTCGTCGACGCGGTGCGCGACGCCGGAGGCCAAATCGACGGCATCGGCCTGCAAGCCCACATGGACCGGCCCACGACCAGCAAAGCCGACGTCACCCGTCGCCTCGACATCCTCGCCGCCCCCATGCCCCCAACCGCGAACTACCCCGACGGACTGCCTGGACTGCGTCTCGAGATAACCGAGCTCGACATGTCCATCCGCAACCGGTTTTTCAACAACACTTGGGGCTGGCCAAACCCCACCACGGAAGACGAAGTCGCGGTCACTCGCGCCGTTCTCGAGGGAGCCTTCGAACACCCATCGGTAGACGGCATCACCATCTGGGGACTCGACGACTTTTCGCACTGGCGGGGAAACGCGATCCTTTACGACAACCTCCAAGACGAAGAATCCGGCACTAGCCGCACCAAGGCAGATCCCGTCCTCAAGGAGACTGGCCAGCTTTGGATCGATAAAGTCAAAGGCGAGTGGTGGGAAGACCACAGCGGAACCTCGTCCCCAAACGGCGAATACGTAGCCAATACCTTCAAAGGGACCCACCGCGTCACCGTCACCTTCAACGGCGAGAGCAAACAGCAAATCGTTTCCCTCTCCAGCCCTGAAGACATCACTTTCAACTTCGCCGCCACTGCCGACGACGCCACGAGCTACGAGCAATGGGCAGGCTTCATCGACTGGCAAGGAGCCGACTCCGCCCGCGACGCAGACCCCGACGGCGACGGAAACTCGAATCTCAAGGAGTACTTTTTCGGACAAGACCCTCTCGTGCTGCAAACGACAGATCCCCGCTCCTACCTCTCTTCGGACCAGTCCAACGGGCAATCACTCGACTTCTTCGCAAGAGCGGCGATCCAAAGCATAGGCGTGGAAGTCCTCTACTCCACCGACCTTGCGTCATGGACTCGGATACAAGACCTAGCATGGTTCGGCGATCCTCCCGAGCTGGAGACGGTTACCATAGGCGGCACCACCGTCTACAGGCTCAACATAGGGAAGAACACAGGTTTCTTCAGACTCGAGTTTTCCGAAAAGTAA
- a CDS encoding LuxR C-terminal-related transcriptional regulator, producing the protein MKSVVIIEDQTAIREMVSEFISMLPGYEIVGSFGTGEEGLQGCIKLKPETVILDVGLPELSGTEVLRGLTLHVPGVKVLVFSGRASSANIRELLSAGAQGYVDKMDGFDEFKKALDIISGGGTFIGPKMASVMRSLILNPDAASSEIPLSDREKQILQLVAESFSTKEIASRLNISVRTVDNHRTNIMRKLNLHDVAALTRYAIKHELISLT; encoded by the coding sequence ATGAAAAGCGTCGTAATAATTGAAGATCAAACCGCAATCCGAGAAATGGTCTCTGAGTTCATCTCCATGCTTCCGGGCTACGAGATAGTGGGCTCTTTCGGGACCGGAGAAGAAGGATTGCAAGGGTGTATTAAGCTAAAGCCCGAGACCGTTATCCTCGACGTCGGCCTTCCTGAGCTCAGCGGAACAGAAGTTCTGCGTGGCCTGACCCTGCATGTCCCCGGTGTTAAAGTCCTCGTATTCTCCGGAAGAGCGAGTTCCGCGAACATCCGCGAACTGCTGTCGGCCGGAGCCCAAGGATACGTCGACAAGATGGACGGATTCGACGAGTTCAAGAAGGCTCTCGATATCATCTCCGGCGGAGGCACTTTCATCGGTCCGAAGATGGCCAGCGTCATGCGCTCGCTCATCCTCAACCCCGATGCCGCCTCCAGCGAAATCCCCCTTTCCGATCGCGAAAAGCAAATCTTGCAGCTCGTGGCCGAGTCGTTCTCCACCAAGGAGATCGCATCCCGCTTGAACATCTCCGTTCGCACCGTGGACAACCACCGCACGAACATCATGCGCAAGCTCAACCTGCACGACGTAGCCGCCCTCACCCGCTACGCCATCAAGCACGAGCTCATCTCGCTCACTTGA
- a CDS encoding riboflavin synthase — protein MFTGIVEEKGKVLACEEQAGSWRYRIAVEVVASGVSLGDSIAVNGCCLTVVEIGEGVLSFDVLEETRRLTNLRDIAVGSSVNLERSLRFDGRVGGHFVTGHVDGTGVIKTLRPEGKDVILEIEAPAGFEKYLVYKGCIAIDGMSLTVAKVEGRVVTIWLIPHTLEVTTIGERAEGDAVNLEFDLIAKYTEKIVSQRDG, from the coding sequence CATGGCGTTATCGCATTGCGGTCGAGGTGGTTGCCTCAGGTGTTTCGCTTGGCGACAGCATTGCGGTGAACGGGTGTTGTCTCACGGTGGTGGAAATTGGCGAGGGCGTTTTGAGCTTCGATGTGCTAGAAGAGACGCGTCGTTTGACGAACCTGCGCGACATCGCGGTAGGCTCGTCCGTGAATTTGGAGCGCAGTCTGCGTTTTGACGGCCGGGTAGGCGGTCATTTCGTGACGGGCCATGTGGATGGAACGGGCGTAATCAAGACGCTTCGTCCGGAGGGCAAGGATGTCATTCTAGAGATAGAGGCGCCGGCTGGATTCGAGAAGTACCTCGTTTACAAGGGCTGCATCGCGATCGATGGCATGTCTTTGACCGTGGCCAAGGTAGAAGGCCGGGTGGTGACGATTTGGCTGATTCCGCACACCTTGGAGGTGACCACTATTGGCGAAAGAGCTGAGGGAGACGCGGTGAACCTGGAATTTGATTTGATTGCCAAGTACACGGAAAAGATCGTGTCGCAGAGAGACGGATGA
- the gspG gene encoding type II secretion system major pseudopilin GspG: MKSRNSSRRKKSGFTLMEILLVLGLIGLLVSVVVVNAGGIFGDQKVKMTKMKIKDSLSVPLFKYMTDTGSYPTTEQGLQALWTKPGNDRGRWRGPYVKDEEALVDAWQRDFKYQYPGTKNQGSYDLYSLGEDGVESGDDIGNWKQ, from the coding sequence ATGAAAAGTAGAAATAGCTCTCGCCGTAAGAAGTCCGGTTTCACCTTGATGGAAATCTTGTTGGTTCTGGGATTGATCGGACTTCTGGTATCGGTCGTGGTTGTCAATGCGGGCGGTATCTTCGGAGACCAGAAGGTCAAGATGACCAAGATGAAGATCAAGGATTCCTTGAGCGTGCCGCTTTTCAAGTACATGACCGACACCGGCAGCTACCCGACCACGGAGCAGGGCTTGCAGGCGCTCTGGACGAAGCCGGGCAACGACCGTGGGCGCTGGCGCGGGCCCTATGTGAAGGACGAGGAAGCCTTGGTCGACGCTTGGCAACGCGATTTCAAGTACCAGTACCCGGGGACCAAAAACCAAGGCAGCTACGATCTCTACTCGCTGGGCGAAGATGGCGTGGAGTCGGGCGACGACATTGGTAACTGGAAGCAGTAG
- a CDS encoding prepilin-type N-terminal cleavage/methylation domain-containing protein yields the protein MTRFSGVSRRGFTLFELLLVLALIGLFSTVFVLNIDSLMKDGEMETLEREYWRAVESARTNAVFKQQAHYLEWDPEGRQFLVVSGGATEAFPVEIESPVELEIEVLFEEIAPENSYVLIAGQLVQKREIVKVGFFPDGTCSPYEVSMRIADFETRFQMDPWTGVQLVNPNENAAGI from the coding sequence ATGACGCGATTTTCAGGAGTCAGCCGCAGAGGCTTCACTTTGTTCGAGCTGCTGCTGGTGCTGGCTCTCATCGGCCTGTTTTCCACAGTCTTCGTGCTCAATATCGACTCGCTCATGAAGGACGGGGAGATGGAGACCTTGGAACGAGAGTATTGGCGGGCAGTGGAGTCCGCTCGCACCAACGCGGTCTTCAAGCAGCAGGCCCACTACTTGGAGTGGGATCCGGAGGGGCGACAGTTTCTCGTCGTCTCGGGGGGAGCTACGGAAGCTTTTCCGGTGGAGATCGAGTCTCCGGTGGAGCTGGAGATAGAGGTACTGTTCGAGGAGATCGCTCCTGAGAACAGCTACGTTTTGATCGCGGGGCAATTGGTGCAGAAGCGGGAAATCGTTAAGGTCGGCTTTTTTCCCGACGGGACCTGCTCCCCTTACGAAGTGTCGATGAGGATCGCGGATTTCGAGACGCGTTTTCAGATGGACCCGTGGACGGGAGTGCAGCTGGTGAACCCGAATGAAAATGCAGCGGGGATCTAG
- a CDS encoding YceH family protein, producing MSDENPLPHDPLSLVETRILGCLIEKEATTPDIYPLTLNSLVNACNQKSNRAPVLELDDEAVSAGLESLRHKRLALLVTQTASRVAKFKHSLDNHYPLPNPQAAILAELLLRGPQTAGELRTRCERMSHFEDLDAMRDEIEQLMARATPLVVELPRQPGKKDARYAQLLSGPIDLEALATPATSSSAPVKVDVSMTLPAEAEARIAALETTVAEQASAIAALREELAAFRSQFE from the coding sequence ATGAGCGACGAAAATCCACTCCCCCACGATCCTCTCTCCCTTGTCGAAACCCGCATCCTCGGCTGCCTCATCGAGAAAGAGGCCACCACGCCCGACATCTATCCCCTTACTCTCAATAGCCTCGTCAACGCCTGCAACCAGAAGAGCAACCGCGCTCCCGTGCTCGAGCTCGACGACGAAGCCGTCTCCGCCGGCCTGGAGTCCCTCCGCCACAAGCGACTCGCCCTGCTCGTCACCCAGACCGCCTCCCGCGTCGCCAAGTTCAAGCACAGCCTAGACAACCACTACCCCTTGCCCAATCCCCAGGCAGCCATCCTCGCAGAGCTGCTCCTGCGCGGCCCGCAAACCGCCGGCGAGCTTCGCACCCGTTGCGAGCGCATGAGCCACTTCGAAGACCTGGATGCCATGCGCGACGAGATCGAGCAACTCATGGCTCGAGCGACACCATTGGTGGTGGAGCTCCCTCGCCAACCCGGCAAAAAGGACGCCCGCTACGCCCAGCTCCTTTCCGGCCCCATCGACCTTGAAGCCCTCGCCACTCCAGCGACCTCGTCCAGCGCACCCGTCAAGGTCGACGTCTCCATGACCCTTCCAGCGGAGGCCGAGGCTCGCATCGCCGCCCTTGAAACAACCGTCGCCGAGCAAGCGTCCGCCATCGCAGCCCTCCGCGAAGAGCTCGCCGCCTTCCGTTCCCAGTTCGAGTAG
- a CDS encoding rod shape-determining protein, translating into MSITTSKTAPKKTKAKETEQELLLVGLDLGTNTTCVQVAKPTTGKVVASELIPSIVGYTTEGILPGIIPGDATALYGQLALKYKLHLNLIQPLRDGIIADMDAARDFLVHLKETAGISPDAEVRAVIGMPANADSEALENTRLAVTGIFDKVILIPEPFLAALGSRDDSQLVKADYVDPVCNSLFVDIGAGSTDVCLIQGYYPSAEDQISFAFAGDAVDEAIQASLLNKYPDSQISIAKCREIKEKHSFVQGATQHATHPVMISGKIKQLEVSDAVGTACDTLLKKIYDAVRNLIIKADPDSIPDLLQNIIITGGGSMIKGLDAALQKLLTEEGFEGCKVTSVGEDYKVRVATGAITAAFQAKERQWQTLLR; encoded by the coding sequence ATGAGTATCACAACATCCAAAACCGCACCCAAGAAGACCAAAGCGAAGGAGACCGAACAGGAACTCCTTCTTGTCGGGCTCGACCTCGGCACCAATACCACCTGCGTTCAAGTAGCCAAGCCCACCACCGGAAAAGTCGTAGCCTCCGAGCTCATCCCTTCCATCGTCGGCTACACCACCGAAGGCATTCTCCCAGGCATCATCCCTGGCGACGCGACCGCCCTCTACGGACAGCTCGCGCTCAAGTACAAGCTTCACCTCAACCTCATCCAGCCCCTGCGCGACGGCATCATCGCCGACATGGACGCAGCCCGCGACTTCCTCGTACACCTTAAGGAAACCGCCGGAATCTCCCCCGACGCAGAAGTCCGCGCCGTGATCGGCATGCCGGCAAACGCCGATTCAGAGGCGCTTGAAAACACACGCCTCGCCGTCACCGGCATCTTCGACAAGGTCATCCTCATCCCCGAGCCCTTCCTCGCCGCTCTTGGCAGCCGCGACGATTCCCAGCTCGTGAAGGCCGACTACGTCGACCCCGTCTGCAACTCTCTCTTCGTGGACATCGGCGCCGGCTCCACCGACGTCTGCCTCATCCAAGGCTACTATCCGTCCGCAGAGGACCAAATCTCCTTCGCCTTCGCAGGCGACGCCGTCGACGAAGCCATCCAAGCATCGCTTCTCAACAAGTATCCAGACAGCCAGATCTCCATAGCCAAGTGCCGCGAGATCAAGGAAAAGCACTCTTTCGTACAGGGAGCCACCCAGCACGCGACCCACCCCGTCATGATCAGCGGCAAGATCAAGCAGCTCGAAGTGTCCGACGCCGTCGGCACAGCCTGCGACACCTTGCTCAAGAAGATTTACGATGCGGTCCGCAACCTCATCATCAAGGCCGATCCCGACAGCATCCCCGACCTCCTGCAAAACATCATCATCACCGGTGGCGGCAGCATGATCAAGGGACTCGACGCAGCCCTCCAGAAACTTCTCACCGAGGAAGGCTTCGAAGGTTGCAAGGTCACCAGCGTAGGCGAGGACTACAAGGTCCGCGTCGCGACCGGCGCCATCACTGCGGCCTTCCAGGCCAAGGAACGCCAGTGGCAAACACTGCTCCGCTGA